In Streptantibioticus cattleyicolor NRRL 8057 = DSM 46488, a genomic segment contains:
- a CDS encoding FxLD family lanthipeptide encodes MTRPVTQSTTQVQEPTATSQSDGFDLNVSLLEVSDAAGLTSLTDDNCGSTCGACTTNVA; translated from the coding sequence ATGACGCGACCCGTTACCCAGAGCACCACCCAGGTCCAGGAGCCGACGGCGACGAGCCAGTCGGACGGGTTCGACCTGAACGTTTCCCTGCTGGAGGTCTCCGACGCGGCCGGGCTGACAAGCCTGACCGACGACAACTGCGGCAGCACCTGCGGCGCCTGCACCACCAACGTCGCCTGA